The proteins below come from a single Prolixibacter sp. NT017 genomic window:
- a CDS encoding COG3014 family protein: MKKIFFLTGVCLFPLLLFTGCATYYQKNQAFYQAFESGNIENAEKIIQQSEKKVKPKDRLLYLLNRGVTTRMLGDYRESIKLFGEADHMIEDYSTNYGAEALALVTNPMATPYRAEDFEKVLIHFYQALNYIDLKQYDDALVECRRINIQLHEINDKYPDHKNRYQDDAFAHLLTGLIYDALKDYNNAFISYRNAYDVYQSSYAKNFGLTAPEQLKHDLVRTAALTGFTEEQHQYEDQFGFQYQPTDSVGSSVIFFWLNGLGPVKSEWSVNFAMVKGEGGWANFVNDQYGLSFPVYIGDLTSSKKSELDDLRIIRVAMPRYSDRRPVYNSATLTTASGKTYQLELAENIDAIAHKTLHDRLLREMGKAILRLAVKKGIEAAASKKNDALGMLVSLANAVTEKADTRNWQTLPYEVGYIRVPLHNGQNHLTLHLSPAVGKPTETFDVDGQSGETRFITYHTLESSPPQP; this comes from the coding sequence ATGAAGAAAATATTTTTCCTTACCGGAGTGTGTCTTTTTCCGTTGTTGCTTTTCACCGGATGTGCCACCTATTACCAGAAAAATCAGGCATTTTACCAGGCATTCGAAAGTGGCAACATCGAAAATGCCGAGAAAATCATTCAGCAGTCGGAGAAAAAGGTAAAACCCAAAGACCGGTTGCTCTACCTGCTCAACCGCGGAGTTACCACACGGATGCTGGGCGATTACCGCGAAAGCATCAAGCTGTTTGGCGAGGCTGACCACATGATTGAAGACTACAGCACCAATTACGGCGCTGAAGCGCTGGCCCTGGTCACCAATCCGATGGCTACCCCTTACCGGGCGGAAGACTTCGAGAAAGTGCTCATCCACTTTTACCAGGCCCTCAACTACATCGACCTGAAGCAATACGACGATGCGCTGGTGGAATGCCGCAGAATCAACATTCAGCTGCATGAGATAAACGACAAGTATCCCGACCACAAGAACCGGTACCAGGACGATGCCTTTGCGCATCTTCTCACCGGCCTCATATACGATGCCCTGAAAGATTATAACAATGCCTTCATCTCCTACCGGAATGCTTACGATGTTTATCAAAGTAGTTACGCTAAAAATTTCGGGTTGACAGCCCCCGAACAACTGAAACATGATTTGGTCCGAACCGCAGCGCTAACCGGCTTCACCGAGGAACAACATCAATACGAAGATCAGTTTGGCTTTCAGTATCAGCCAACCGATTCCGTCGGCTCGTCAGTAATTTTCTTTTGGCTTAACGGATTGGGTCCGGTGAAAAGTGAATGGTCTGTGAACTTTGCCATGGTAAAGGGCGAGGGAGGCTGGGCAAACTTTGTGAACGACCAGTACGGACTCTCATTCCCAGTCTACATAGGCGATCTCACATCTAGTAAAAAATCAGAGCTCGACGATTTACGTATCATCCGGGTGGCCATGCCCCGCTACTCCGACCGGCGACCAGTATACAACTCTGCTACTTTAACAACGGCTTCAGGGAAAACCTATCAACTTGAATTAGCAGAAAACATCGATGCGATAGCACACAAAACATTGCACGACCGCTTGCTGCGCGAAATGGGAAAAGCGATCTTGCGACTGGCCGTCAAGAAAGGAATTGAAGCAGCTGCCAGCAAAAAGAACGACGCACTCGGCATGTTGGTCAGTCTGGCAAACGCGGTCACTGAAAAAGCAGACACCCGCAACTGGCAGACTCTGCCTTACGAGGTTGGCTACATCCGTGTTCCGCTTCATAACGGACAGAATCATCTCACTCTGCATCTGTCGCCTGCTGTTGGCAAACCAACCGAAACTTTCGATGTAGACGGACAAAGCGGTGAAACGCGATTCATCACTTACCATACATTAGAAAGCTCACCACCGCAACCAT
- a CDS encoding penicillin-binding protein activator LpoB encodes MKRQIQLFGLITFALILGSCSRQVTRVATDQAIDLSGRWNDTDSRLTAQALTEQVLNQRWLDDFERAHGRKPVVVVGLVYNKSHEHIDTDTYINDIERSFINSGKVRLVQAGAKRDELRAERQDQNTYASPGTAAKWGRELGADFIMQGDISSIVDSYKREKVIFYQVNEELTNLETNEVVWMGEKKIKKAVRN; translated from the coding sequence ATGAAAAGACAAATTCAATTATTTGGCCTGATAACTTTTGCCCTGATACTGGGCTCCTGTTCACGACAAGTAACCCGTGTAGCCACCGATCAGGCTATCGATCTGAGCGGTCGCTGGAACGATACTGACTCGCGACTCACTGCACAAGCACTCACCGAACAAGTGCTCAATCAACGCTGGCTCGACGATTTTGAACGAGCACACGGACGCAAACCTGTTGTGGTTGTAGGACTGGTTTATAACAAATCGCACGAACACATCGATACCGATACATACATTAACGACATCGAGCGGTCGTTTATCAACAGTGGGAAAGTGCGCCTTGTACAGGCTGGCGCCAAACGCGACGAGCTTCGTGCCGAACGTCAGGATCAAAACACTTATGCCTCGCCGGGCACAGCAGCCAAGTGGGGACGCGAACTGGGTGCCGACTTTATTATGCAGGGAGATATCAGCTCTATCGTCGATTCGTACAAACGCGAAAAAGTCATTTTCTACCAGGTAAACGAAGAGCTGACTAATCTCGAAACCAATGAAGTTGTTTGGATGGGCGAAAAGAAAATTAAGAAAGCCGTCCGCAACTAA
- a CDS encoding HAD family hydrolase gives MSFRNILFDLDGTLTDPKEGIFNSILYALREMNIEAPKEETLLSFIGPPLHDSFKHHFSLTDEEADEAVELYRVYFPEKGMYENELYEGIPELLSSVKAAGKKIYLATSKPKVYATEILRHFGLLPFFDGISGPELDGTRNHKAEVIEFLIQVYGIVPEESIMIGDRLHDMKGASTHNIKAVGVTYGYGSVGELQENGAWKLVDSVEELGDLLMEN, from the coding sequence ATGAGCTTCCGGAACATCCTTTTTGATTTAGATGGCACGCTTACCGATCCTAAAGAGGGAATTTTCAACTCCATTCTTTATGCTTTGCGCGAAATGAATATTGAAGCGCCTAAAGAAGAGACACTCCTTTCTTTTATTGGTCCGCCTCTGCACGATTCGTTCAAACATCATTTTTCCCTTACGGATGAAGAAGCTGACGAAGCAGTTGAACTGTATCGGGTTTATTTTCCCGAAAAGGGAATGTATGAAAATGAGTTATATGAGGGAATTCCCGAATTGCTTTCATCTGTTAAAGCGGCAGGAAAGAAGATCTATCTCGCCACCAGCAAACCCAAGGTATACGCTACCGAAATTCTCCGTCATTTTGGATTGCTGCCGTTTTTCGATGGAATTTCCGGCCCGGAACTCGATGGTACCCGTAATCATAAAGCGGAAGTGATTGAATTTCTTATCCAGGTATATGGCATTGTTCCGGAGGAATCAATAATGATTGGTGATCGGCTGCACGATATGAAAGGAGCTTCAACACACAACATAAAAGCGGTTGGCGTTACCTACGGATACGGTTCAGTCGGAGAGCTTCAGGAAAACGGAGCCTGGAAACTGGTTGACTCGGTAGAGGAGCTGGGCGATCTGTTGATGGAAAATTAA
- the ung gene encoding uracil-DNA glycosylase: MDVKIEESWKNVLYEEFDQPYFESLVKFVKDEYAQHTIYPPGKKMFNAFDSCPFDQVKVVVLGQDPYHGPGQAHGLCFSVQDGIAFPPSLQNIFKELNNDLNIPAPQSGNLERWAHQGVFLLNATLTVRARQAGSHQNKGWETFTDAVVRKLADEKENLVFLLWGAYAQRKGEFIDTNKHLVLKAPHPSPFSADRGFFGCRHFSKTNAYLEQHGKTPIEW; encoded by the coding sequence ATGGATGTCAAAATAGAAGAAAGCTGGAAGAATGTATTATACGAAGAATTCGATCAACCCTATTTTGAATCGTTGGTGAAATTTGTCAAAGATGAATATGCCCAACACACCATCTATCCTCCCGGGAAGAAAATGTTCAATGCTTTCGATTCCTGCCCGTTCGATCAGGTAAAAGTGGTGGTACTCGGACAAGATCCCTATCACGGCCCCGGCCAAGCACACGGACTTTGCTTTTCCGTTCAGGATGGAATCGCTTTTCCACCCTCTCTGCAGAACATCTTCAAAGAGTTAAACAACGATTTGAATATTCCTGCACCCCAAAGCGGTAATCTTGAGCGATGGGCACATCAGGGAGTTTTCCTGCTCAATGCCACATTAACGGTCCGGGCTCGTCAGGCCGGTTCGCATCAAAACAAAGGTTGGGAGACTTTTACTGACGCAGTGGTCCGGAAACTCGCTGATGAAAAGGAAAACCTTGTTTTCTTACTGTGGGGAGCTTACGCCCAACGCAAAGGCGAGTTCATCGATACCAATAAACATCTCGTGTTAAAAGCACCTCACCCATCACCTTTTTCAGCCGACCGCGGCTTTTTCGGCTGCCGCCACTTCAGTAAAACAAATGCCTACCTGGAACAACATGGGAAAACTCCGATCGAGTGGTAG
- the nhaA gene encoding Na+/H+ antiporter NhaA has protein sequence MQEMVPKRVIQASRRRFHQFLENDASGGILLIVCTIIALLWANSAFHYTYEHLWHTEIALKVGSFEVGMHLLHWVNDGLMAIFFFVVGLEIKREVIAGELSSMRKAALPALGALGGMILPALLFSALTLGKDGAQGWGIPMATDIAFSLGILSLLGKRVPLSLKIFLVALAIVDDLGAIMVIAIFYSSNLQLEYLMQALALISLLLILNWMRVRKPWVYVVIGTVVWYFFLKSGIHATIAGVLVAFTVPVRRNLMTNEFNDHVDKFNMCDDCATSYTLPDQEIHKLDNLKRQIKMVQSPAQRIEHMMHKMVNYFIMPVFALGNAGVVLDGSNMGPYGYLSLSVALALFVGKALGITLLSWGGVKIGLAELPQNIKWSHMFGVAILGGLGFTMSLFISNLAYFDLSMLNAAKLGVLGGSLVAGVVGYLLLSRILPRPKNEEFSYPVEP, from the coding sequence ATGCAGGAAATGGTTCCTAAAAGAGTTATCCAGGCGTCACGCCGGAGATTTCACCAATTTCTCGAGAATGACGCCTCGGGAGGTATTTTGCTCATCGTCTGTACCATCATTGCGCTACTTTGGGCCAACTCAGCCTTTCACTACACATACGAACACCTGTGGCATACCGAAATTGCCCTGAAAGTGGGCAGTTTCGAAGTTGGGATGCACCTGCTGCATTGGGTTAACGATGGCTTGATGGCCATTTTCTTTTTTGTAGTTGGCCTGGAAATCAAACGCGAAGTGATCGCCGGTGAATTGTCGAGCATGCGGAAAGCGGCACTTCCGGCATTGGGAGCCTTAGGAGGCATGATATTACCCGCACTGTTATTCTCGGCCCTCACATTAGGAAAAGACGGTGCACAAGGCTGGGGAATACCGATGGCAACCGATATTGCCTTTTCACTGGGAATTTTGAGTCTGCTGGGAAAACGAGTTCCGCTTTCGCTGAAAATTTTCCTGGTAGCGCTTGCCATTGTCGACGACCTTGGAGCTATCATGGTCATAGCCATATTCTACTCATCGAACCTCCAACTGGAATACCTGATGCAGGCATTGGCACTGATTTCCCTGTTGCTTATCCTCAACTGGATGAGAGTACGCAAGCCATGGGTTTACGTCGTTATCGGAACCGTTGTCTGGTATTTCTTCCTGAAATCGGGTATTCATGCCACCATTGCCGGTGTATTGGTAGCCTTTACCGTTCCGGTTCGCCGGAATCTGATGACAAATGAATTCAACGACCATGTCGACAAATTCAACATGTGCGACGATTGTGCCACATCATACACCCTTCCCGACCAGGAAATACATAAACTCGATAATCTGAAGCGACAGATAAAGATGGTTCAGAGCCCGGCTCAACGCATCGAACACATGATGCACAAAATGGTGAACTATTTCATTATGCCGGTATTTGCACTCGGTAACGCAGGTGTTGTGCTCGATGGAAGCAACATGGGACCGTACGGCTATTTGAGCCTGAGTGTGGCCCTGGCGCTATTTGTTGGAAAAGCGTTGGGTATTACACTACTTTCGTGGGGCGGTGTGAAAATTGGATTAGCCGAGTTGCCGCAAAATATCAAATGGTCGCATATGTTTGGAGTCGCTATCCTGGGAGGCTTGGGCTTCACCATGTCGCTCTTTATTTCCAACCTGGCCTACTTCGACCTTTCGATGCTAAACGCTGCAAAACTGGGTGTTTTAGGCGGTTCGCTGGTAGCCGGGGTCGTCGGCTATTTGCTGTTGTCCCGGATTCTTCCACGACCGAAAAATGAAGAATTCAGTTATCCGGTGGAACCGTGA
- a CDS encoding ROK family transcriptional regulator → MILISKEESRRLTVNGIKRYRQRMQILSLLYEHRSLSASDLSKEVHISLPTTKTLLDELIALKAVETSGIGESRGGRKPALYSLVAEAFYIVAVDMGRYKAKATVFNCHNEEVTPIRFIETNIDDPRLVDKLHETATEMVRDAGISEDKIVAVGVDMPGLIDSVEGINYTIKNPSLRNVKKRFGAKFQKIVYIDNDARMQAFGEFVFGKAQNTTNSVVLNWSWGLGLGMILNGQLYSGSRGFAGEFSHIRLEDEGELCICGKRGCIETMASAHKLLSLAKNGVKNGTISQLTRIFKNNPEEMQAEDVVSAARGGDEFAISILNQVGSALGKGLSILIQLLNPELIVLSGPISQANQYIMTPIQQSLNQYCLENICSNVRLEISEIDEHSGLLGIAAMLFQKVFGDAMDELK, encoded by the coding sequence ATGATTCTGATAAGTAAAGAGGAAAGCCGAAGATTGACAGTGAATGGTATCAAACGCTATCGTCAGCGCATGCAGATACTAAGTTTGTTGTATGAGCATCGTTCGCTGTCGGCATCTGATTTAAGTAAGGAGGTTCATATCAGCCTGCCTACGACTAAAACATTGCTCGATGAATTAATCGCACTGAAAGCGGTTGAGACCAGCGGTATTGGCGAGTCGCGCGGAGGGCGGAAACCGGCTCTTTACAGTTTAGTGGCTGAAGCTTTTTATATCGTTGCCGTCGATATGGGACGTTATAAAGCTAAAGCTACCGTTTTTAATTGCCACAACGAAGAAGTAACCCCCATCCGGTTTATTGAAACCAATATCGACGATCCCAGGTTGGTCGATAAACTTCACGAAACAGCAACGGAAATGGTTCGTGATGCGGGTATCTCGGAGGATAAGATTGTGGCAGTGGGCGTTGATATGCCCGGGCTGATAGATTCGGTGGAAGGAATCAATTATACCATCAAGAATCCCTCTTTACGAAATGTAAAAAAGCGTTTCGGTGCCAAATTTCAAAAGATTGTTTACATCGACAACGATGCCCGAATGCAGGCCTTTGGTGAATTTGTTTTCGGGAAAGCGCAAAATACCACGAACTCGGTTGTGCTGAACTGGAGCTGGGGATTGGGACTCGGCATGATTCTCAATGGTCAGCTTTATAGCGGTTCGAGAGGATTTGCCGGCGAGTTTAGTCACATCAGGCTGGAGGACGAAGGCGAACTGTGTATTTGCGGCAAACGGGGATGTATCGAAACCATGGCATCGGCTCATAAACTACTTAGCCTGGCGAAGAATGGCGTTAAAAATGGTACGATATCACAGCTGACCCGGATCTTCAAGAATAATCCGGAGGAGATGCAGGCGGAAGATGTGGTTAGTGCCGCCCGTGGAGGAGATGAATTCGCTATATCTATTTTAAATCAAGTAGGCAGTGCTTTAGGAAAGGGACTTTCCATTCTGATTCAATTGCTTAACCCGGAATTGATTGTCCTGAGTGGTCCTATTTCACAAGCCAACCAATACATAATGACACCAATCCAACAGTCCTTAAACCAGTATTGTCTGGAAAATATCTGCAGTAACGTACGTCTCGAAATTTCTGAGATTGATGAGCACTCGGGTTTGCTCGGGATAGCTGCCATGCTTTTCCAAAAGGTTTTTGGTGACGCAATGGATGAACTCAAGTAA
- a CDS encoding SusC/RagA family TonB-linked outer membrane protein has protein sequence MRKIVLAFGVCLALISSAYAQHTVTGTVVSESDGQPIPGLTVVEKGVNNGTITDADGNYSITVQSGDATLVFSFVSMETQEIPVNGRSTIDVTMKSKDVAVDEVVVTALGVTREKKSLGYAVSEVKGDEVSTVKDANPINSLSGRVAGVTITQGSFGPGSSSRVIIRGNNSLTGNNQPLYVVDGVPMDNSGFGSANEANTGEYSKSDYGSGIGDINPDDIASISVLKGPNAAALYGSRAANGVIMITTKKGSSRKGIGVSITSNTTFENPMLLPDYQNQYGQGTQGAIPSTVDLLKQSGGSWGPRMDGSSQLYYTGENRPYSPQPDNVKNFFDTGFTTINTLALDGGNDKINMRFSYTNSQINSIIPNSKIERNNFNLRAFAKLTDKLTVDAKATYFKQYGKNRPNLGTEGIMAYLVNIPRNVDINDLKNYQDPVTLSSIGPTSLNSNPYWMVYHDQNKDWKDRFQGFVKIQYAFTDWLSAYVRVGTDMTMMDIERVNQYGHWFYSTGQFSYNESQTQETNADFLFTANKDLTEKINLNASFGGNAMHHTYRGHSVSGSQFRIPSGPPLLSANVVNPGFTPLQEKKINSLYGTVSLSYDRWFYLDGSARNDWSSTLPESNWSYFYPSISASILFNDLLKLDNSAMTYSKLRVSWAQVGNDTDPYQLYDTYSLAGVNDSYLGETTMSRSSTKFNPNLKPEQVTSLEFGGEFRFFDNRLHLDMSYYDIKSKNLIMRVPISASTGYSTLLENVGEIENKGFEAMLGATPVRTQNLTWDVSVNFATNKNKLVSLIAGTDNYVFSTTNSGNIIVQGTVGGGFGDIYGTTWARTDDGRIEVNADGLPKSSSDKVYLGNYQPDWTGGLSNTLTYKSFRLSALVDARFGGKVFSGADAGMDGAGTSKRTLQYRDGGVVVDGVLNTGTVDNPVWETNTKQITAQQYWGAVSGIASEYVYDQTNVRLRELSLVWNLPSSWLSSTVVKSASLGVVGRNLFFIYKKVDNFDPESAYSTSSFSQGIVYYPLPTTRSLGFNLNVKF, from the coding sequence ATGCGAAAGATTGTTTTGGCTTTTGGTGTGTGCCTTGCACTCATTAGTAGTGCATATGCCCAGCACACGGTTACAGGAACAGTTGTTTCCGAGTCCGACGGTCAACCCATACCCGGGTTAACGGTCGTTGAGAAAGGAGTAAACAACGGTACCATTACGGATGCCGATGGTAATTACTCCATTACTGTACAATCGGGAGATGCTACTTTGGTGTTTTCATTTGTTAGTATGGAAACCCAGGAAATTCCCGTGAATGGTCGTTCGACCATTGATGTTACAATGAAATCCAAGGATGTGGCAGTTGATGAAGTTGTTGTCACAGCGCTTGGTGTTACCCGCGAAAAGAAATCGCTGGGGTATGCAGTTAGCGAAGTCAAAGGTGACGAAGTGTCGACCGTGAAGGATGCTAACCCGATAAACTCACTGTCAGGTCGTGTAGCCGGTGTAACCATTACACAAGGCTCCTTCGGACCGGGTAGTAGTTCCCGGGTGATCATTCGTGGTAACAACTCGCTAACCGGTAATAACCAGCCGCTTTATGTGGTTGATGGTGTGCCGATGGATAACTCAGGTTTCGGTTCGGCTAACGAAGCGAACACCGGAGAATATTCCAAATCGGACTATGGTAGTGGTATCGGTGACATCAACCCCGATGACATTGCTTCGATTTCGGTGTTGAAAGGTCCTAACGCCGCCGCACTTTATGGTTCGCGTGCAGCTAATGGCGTTATCATGATTACCACCAAGAAAGGATCTTCCCGGAAAGGTATTGGCGTAAGTATTACATCAAACACCACTTTCGAGAACCCGATGTTGCTTCCTGATTATCAGAATCAGTATGGGCAGGGAACACAGGGAGCGATTCCTTCTACTGTCGATCTGTTGAAGCAGAGTGGTGGTTCATGGGGACCCAGAATGGATGGTTCCAGCCAATTGTATTATACCGGCGAGAATCGTCCGTATAGTCCGCAGCCTGACAATGTGAAGAATTTCTTCGATACCGGTTTTACGACCATCAACACCTTGGCTTTGGATGGAGGAAATGATAAAATTAATATGCGTTTCTCTTATACTAATTCGCAGATTAATTCCATCATTCCCAACTCAAAAATTGAGAGGAATAACTTCAACCTCAGGGCTTTTGCTAAACTAACTGATAAGCTGACGGTAGATGCGAAAGCCACTTATTTCAAGCAGTATGGTAAGAACCGTCCGAATCTGGGGACGGAAGGTATCATGGCTTATCTCGTTAATATTCCCAGAAACGTTGACATTAACGACCTGAAGAATTATCAGGATCCGGTAACCCTGAGTTCGATTGGCCCAACTTCGTTGAATTCGAACCCGTACTGGATGGTTTATCACGATCAGAATAAAGACTGGAAAGATCGTTTCCAGGGATTTGTCAAGATTCAGTATGCGTTCACCGATTGGCTTTCTGCCTACGTTCGCGTGGGTACCGATATGACGATGATGGATATCGAGCGGGTGAACCAGTACGGACATTGGTTCTATTCAACTGGTCAGTTCAGTTATAATGAAAGCCAGACTCAGGAAACCAATGCTGATTTCCTCTTTACGGCAAACAAGGATTTGACGGAAAAAATCAATTTGAATGCTTCGTTCGGTGGAAACGCAATGCACCACACTTATCGTGGCCATAGCGTTAGCGGTTCTCAGTTCCGTATTCCCAGTGGACCTCCATTGTTGAGCGCCAATGTTGTGAATCCTGGTTTCACTCCATTACAAGAGAAGAAAATCAATTCACTATATGGAACTGTTAGTCTGTCGTATGATCGTTGGTTCTATCTTGACGGATCGGCCCGTAATGACTGGTCTTCTACACTTCCTGAATCGAACTGGTCATATTTCTATCCTTCGATTAGTGCTTCGATCCTGTTTAATGATCTGCTGAAGCTGGATAATTCAGCGATGACCTACTCCAAACTGCGTGTCAGTTGGGCACAGGTAGGTAACGATACCGATCCTTACCAGTTGTACGATACCTATTCACTGGCAGGTGTAAACGATTCTTATTTGGGTGAAACGACTATGTCACGAAGTTCGACCAAATTTAACCCGAATCTGAAACCGGAACAGGTAACTTCTCTTGAGTTCGGGGGTGAATTTAGGTTCTTCGATAATCGTTTGCATCTCGATATGTCATATTATGATATTAAATCGAAGAATTTGATCATGCGTGTGCCGATTTCTGCTTCTACTGGTTACAGCACTTTGCTTGAGAATGTCGGAGAGATCGAAAATAAAGGTTTTGAAGCGATGCTGGGGGCAACACCGGTACGCACGCAAAATCTCACCTGGGATGTTTCGGTGAACTTTGCTACCAATAAGAACAAACTGGTTTCATTGATTGCCGGCACTGATAACTATGTGTTCTCTACTACCAATAGTGGAAACATTATCGTTCAAGGAACTGTAGGCGGTGGATTTGGTGATATTTATGGTACAACCTGGGCCAGAACAGATGATGGTCGTATTGAAGTAAATGCTGACGGTTTACCAAAGTCGAGTAGCGACAAGGTTTACCTGGGTAACTATCAGCCCGACTGGACCGGTGGTTTGAGTAATACCCTGACGTATAAAAGCTTCCGGTTGAGTGCATTGGTTGATGCACGTTTCGGTGGTAAAGTATTCTCTGGTGCAGATGCCGGAATGGATGGCGCCGGTACCAGTAAGCGTACTTTGCAATATCGTGACGGCGGTGTAGTTGTCGACGGAGTTCTGAATACTGGTACCGTTGATAACCCGGTTTGGGAAACCAATACCAAGCAAATTACTGCACAACAATATTGGGGTGCCGTTAGTGGTATCGCTTCAGAATATGTTTACGATCAGACCAATGTGCGTTTGCGTGAGCTTTCGCTGGTATGGAATCTGCCAAGTAGTTGGTTGAGCAGTACCGTGGTAAAAAGTGCTTCCCTTGGCGTTGTGGGTCGGAACCTCTTCTTCATTTATAAGAAAGTGGACAACTTCGATCCGGAATCAGCTTATAGTACTTCTTCTTTCTCTCAGGGGATTGTGTACTATCCCTTGCCTACGACCCGGAGTCTCGGTTTCAACCTGAATGTGAAGTTCTAA
- a CDS encoding SusD/RagB family nutrient-binding outer membrane lipoprotein, producing the protein MKLNKFLLAIVAVLGLTYCTSDFVDINKNPNAILGDQISAKYFITRTQVDLFAPNRYPYWRAQLIHADRYAGMFCFGFSGSWWSDGLGYTYSAGYTDAAWDYYEGYNSTINTFLQLTQPGGDLENPLTYATALIMKSMYYQKFTDTFGEVPYSESGNLDILQPKFDTQAEIYQGIINDLDEAMSLIGDATKTGDGQLDLGSNDLFYNGDLQKWKKLANTLKLKVALRAKGASGASFVDQAINEALSAPLLSDESDNALLPKDNVISQWNSSCYGDVWYNFGTGSDWTVSQPLIDLLQKNGDPRLSKYAQPAAGGDTLTIPHPDSDNDAMYQKRKDFILSALDDAGATYTEWTNGNGETVISLEKDKYYIGQPVRLNGFTYDYALYQFFSTPAQYVIQAKNEGKPIAPEIVLTTAESYFMQAQAALDGYGSGDANTLYREGLTQAMLVWGVDQTDIDTFLANSPMANLTGTGDMQKVAEQRWLANYTEGFEAWAVVRKLGYPASLAAGVDDPDIFAMGDLNGAYPQRMRYGSSPYSTNNDNLQAAIGRQGADVQATKLWWAK; encoded by the coding sequence ATGAAATTAAATAAATTCCTACTAGCAATTGTTGCTGTATTGGGGTTGACTTACTGTACATCCGATTTTGTGGATATCAACAAAAACCCCAATGCAATACTCGGAGACCAGATCTCTGCCAAGTACTTCATTACCCGTACGCAGGTTGATCTCTTTGCTCCGAATCGATATCCCTACTGGCGGGCACAGTTGATTCATGCCGACCGCTATGCCGGTATGTTCTGTTTTGGATTTTCCGGTTCCTGGTGGTCCGACGGATTAGGTTATACCTATAGTGCCGGTTACACCGATGCCGCATGGGATTATTATGAGGGATACAATAGTACCATCAATACATTCCTGCAGCTGACGCAGCCGGGAGGTGATTTGGAAAACCCATTGACCTATGCTACCGCTCTTATCATGAAGAGTATGTATTATCAGAAATTCACGGATACTTTTGGTGAAGTTCCGTATTCTGAAAGTGGAAACCTGGACATCCTTCAGCCGAAATTTGATACACAGGCTGAAATTTACCAGGGGATTATTAATGACCTGGATGAAGCTATGAGCCTGATTGGTGATGCCACCAAAACCGGTGATGGACAGCTGGATTTAGGCTCCAATGACCTGTTCTATAACGGTGATTTGCAGAAATGGAAGAAACTGGCCAATACGCTGAAGCTGAAAGTGGCGTTGCGCGCGAAGGGTGCTTCAGGTGCGTCGTTTGTCGATCAGGCTATCAACGAGGCTCTCTCTGCTCCGCTGTTGTCTGATGAGTCCGACAATGCGTTATTGCCGAAAGATAACGTTATCAGTCAGTGGAACAGTTCCTGCTATGGTGACGTATGGTACAACTTCGGTACCGGTTCAGACTGGACCGTTAGTCAGCCGCTGATTGATTTGCTGCAGAAGAATGGTGACCCACGTTTGTCTAAATATGCTCAGCCAGCTGCTGGTGGTGATACGCTTACTATCCCTCACCCGGATTCGGATAATGATGCTATGTATCAGAAGCGCAAAGATTTCATCCTCAGTGCGCTGGATGATGCAGGTGCTACCTATACCGAATGGACCAATGGAAATGGCGAAACCGTTATTTCCCTGGAAAAGGATAAGTATTATATTGGCCAACCGGTTCGTTTGAATGGTTTTACCTATGATTATGCCCTTTACCAATTCTTCAGTACGCCGGCTCAATACGTCATTCAGGCGAAGAACGAAGGGAAACCTATCGCTCCGGAAATCGTGCTGACGACAGCTGAATCGTATTTCATGCAGGCACAGGCGGCACTGGATGGATATGGTTCCGGGGATGCTAACACGCTTTATCGTGAAGGTTTGACTCAGGCGATGCTGGTTTGGGGTGTCGATCAAACTGATATTGATACTTTTCTTGCCAACTCACCAATGGCCAACTTAACGGGCACCGGAGACATGCAAAAAGTTGCTGAACAGCGTTGGTTGGCTAACTATACCGAAGGTTTCGAAGCCTGGGCAGTGGTCCGTAAGCTGGGATATCCCGCATCACTTGCAGCAGGTGTGGATGATCCGGATATTTTTGCCATGGGAGACTTGAACGGAGCATATCCGCAGCGTATGCGCTATGGTTCAAGCCCGTACAGTACGAACAACGACAATCTGCAAGCGGCCATTGGTCGCCAGGGTGCCGATGTACAAGCCACGAAGTTGTGGTGGGCGAAATAA